In Elephas maximus indicus isolate mEleMax1 chromosome 4, mEleMax1 primary haplotype, whole genome shotgun sequence, a genomic segment contains:
- the PACSIN2 gene encoding protein kinase C and casein kinase substrate in neurons protein 2 isoform X1 — protein MSVAYDDSVGVEVSSDSFWEVGNYKRTVKRIDDGHRLCSDLMNCLHERARIEKTYAQQLTEWARRWRQLVDKGPQYGTVEKAWIAVMAEAERVSELHLEVRASLMNEDVEKIKNWQKESFHKQMMGGFKETKEAEDGFRKAQKPWAKKLKEVDAAKKAYHAACKEEKLAISRESNSKADPSLNPEQLKKLQDKVERCKQDVLRTKEKYEKSLKELDQGTPQYMENMEQVFEQCQQFEEKRLRFFREVLLEVQKHLDLSAVASYKNIYQDLEQKIKAADAVEDLRWFRANHGPGMSMNWPQFEEWSADLNRTLSRREKKKAADGVTLTGINQTGDQSLQNKHSSNLSVPSNPAQSAQSQSSYNPFEDEDDTGSTVSEKEDIKAKKLVNERSPSSLPLSVQGSQGLAPRHESMHEALQEGTARLARLWLLHPLGEGHPLTLFSCFFSALHLTLIKALAPPSQKTAPDGRHVGGISASSPPCAGWLMNVDMA, from the exons GTCGGGAACTACAAGCGGACGGTGAAGCGGATTGACGATGGCCACCGGCTATGCAGTGACCTCATGAACTGCCTGCATGAGCGGGCACGCATTGAGAAGACCTACGCCCAGCAGCTCACTGAGTGGGCCCGGCGCTGGAGGCAGCTCGTGGACAAGG GGCCGCAGTACGGGACAGTGGAGAAGGCCTGGATAGCCGTCATGGCTGAGGCCGAGAGAGTAAGCGAGCTGCACCTGGAAGTGAGAGCCTCGTTGATGAACGAGGACGTCGAGAAGATCAAGAATTGGCAGAAGGAGTCCTTCCACAAGCAGATGATGGGAGGCTTCAAGGAGACCAAGGAAGCCGAGGACGGCTTCAGGAAGGCACAGAAGCCCTGGGCCAAGAAGCTGAAAGAG GTGGATGCAGCAAAGAAAGCCTACCACGCCGCCTGCAAAGAGGAGAAGCTGGCCATATCGCGGGAGAGCAACAGCAAAGCCGACCCGTCCCTCAACCCCGAGCAGCTTAAGAAATTGCAAGACAAAGTAGAGAGATGCAAGCAAGATGTTCTCAGG ACCAAAGAGAAGTATGAGAAGTCCCTGAAGGAGCTGGACCAGGGCACCCCGCAGTACATGGAGAACATGGAGCAGGTGTTTGAACAGTGTCAGCAGTTTGAGGAGAAACGCCTGCGCTTCTTCCGGGAGGTTCTGCTGGAGGTTCAGAAGCACCTAGACCTGTCCGCTGTGGCCAG CTACAAAAATATTTACCAAGACCTGGAACAGAAAATCAAAGCTGCAGACGCGGTGGAGGACCTGAGGTGGTTCAGAGCCAACCACGGGCCCGGCATGTCCATGAACTGGCCACAGTTTGAG GAGTGGTCCGCAGACCTGAATCGAACGCTCAgcaggagagagaagaagaaggcGGCTGACGGTGTCACCCTGACGGGCATCAACCAAACAGGTGACCAGTCTCTGCAGAACAAGCACAGCAG CAACCTTAGTGTCCCGAGCAACCCCGCGCAGTCAGCGCAGTCACAGTCCAGCTACAACCCCTTCGAGGACGAGGACGACACAGGGAGCACCGTCAGTGAGAAGGAGGACATTAAGGCCAAAAAGTTGGTGAACGAACGctccccctcctctctccccctctctgtcCAGGGCTCTCAGGGGCTCGCCCCTCGGCACGAAAGCATGCATGAGGCCCTGCAAGAGGGCACCGCGCGCCTGGCCCGTCTCTGGCTTCTCCATCCTCTCGGGGAGGGGCACCCGCTAACACTCTTTAGTTGCTTTTTCTCTGCCCTCCATTTAACCCTCATCAAGGCCCTGGCACCGCCATCACAGAAGACAGCACCTGACGGGCGCCATGTGGGTGGCATCTCTGCCAGCTCGCCCCCGTGTGCCGGGTGGCTCATGAATGTGGACATGGCATGA
- the PACSIN2 gene encoding protein kinase C and casein kinase substrate in neurons protein 2 isoform X2 — translation MSVAYDDSVGVEVSSDSFWEVGNYKRTVKRIDDGHRLCSDLMNCLHERARIEKTYAQQLTEWARRWRQLVDKGPQYGTVEKAWIAVMAEAERVSELHLEVRASLMNEDVEKIKNWQKESFHKQMMGGFKETKEAEDGFRKAQKPWAKKLKEVDAAKKAYHAACKEEKLAISRESNSKADPSLNPEQLKKLQDKVERCKQDVLRTKEKYEKSLKELDQGTPQYMENMEQVFEQCQQFEEKRLRFFREVLLEVQKHLDLSAVASYKNIYQDLEQKIKAADAVEDLRWFRANHGPGMSMNWPQFEEWSADLNRTLSRREKKKAADGVTLTGINQTGDQSLQNKHSSNLSVPSNPAQSAQSQSSYNPFEDEDDTGSTVSEKEDIKAKNVSSYEKTQTYPTDWSDDESNNPFSSMDANGDSNPFDEDTNSGLEVRVRALYDYEGQEHDELSFKAGDELTKIEDEDEQGWCKGRLDNGDIGLYPANYVEAIQ, via the exons GTCGGGAACTACAAGCGGACGGTGAAGCGGATTGACGATGGCCACCGGCTATGCAGTGACCTCATGAACTGCCTGCATGAGCGGGCACGCATTGAGAAGACCTACGCCCAGCAGCTCACTGAGTGGGCCCGGCGCTGGAGGCAGCTCGTGGACAAGG GGCCGCAGTACGGGACAGTGGAGAAGGCCTGGATAGCCGTCATGGCTGAGGCCGAGAGAGTAAGCGAGCTGCACCTGGAAGTGAGAGCCTCGTTGATGAACGAGGACGTCGAGAAGATCAAGAATTGGCAGAAGGAGTCCTTCCACAAGCAGATGATGGGAGGCTTCAAGGAGACCAAGGAAGCCGAGGACGGCTTCAGGAAGGCACAGAAGCCCTGGGCCAAGAAGCTGAAAGAG GTGGATGCAGCAAAGAAAGCCTACCACGCCGCCTGCAAAGAGGAGAAGCTGGCCATATCGCGGGAGAGCAACAGCAAAGCCGACCCGTCCCTCAACCCCGAGCAGCTTAAGAAATTGCAAGACAAAGTAGAGAGATGCAAGCAAGATGTTCTCAGG ACCAAAGAGAAGTATGAGAAGTCCCTGAAGGAGCTGGACCAGGGCACCCCGCAGTACATGGAGAACATGGAGCAGGTGTTTGAACAGTGTCAGCAGTTTGAGGAGAAACGCCTGCGCTTCTTCCGGGAGGTTCTGCTGGAGGTTCAGAAGCACCTAGACCTGTCCGCTGTGGCCAG CTACAAAAATATTTACCAAGACCTGGAACAGAAAATCAAAGCTGCAGACGCGGTGGAGGACCTGAGGTGGTTCAGAGCCAACCACGGGCCCGGCATGTCCATGAACTGGCCACAGTTTGAG GAGTGGTCCGCAGACCTGAATCGAACGCTCAgcaggagagagaagaagaaggcGGCTGACGGTGTCACCCTGACGGGCATCAACCAAACAGGTGACCAGTCTCTGCAGAACAAGCACAGCAG CAACCTTAGTGTCCCGAGCAACCCCGCGCAGTCAGCGCAGTCACAGTCCAGCTACAACCCCTTCGAGGACGAGGACGACACAGGGAGCACCGTCAGTGAGAAGGAGGACATTAAGGCCAAAAA TGTGAGCAGCTACGAGAAGACCCAGACCTACCCCACGGACTGGTCAGACGATGAGTCTAACAACCCATTCTCCTCCATGGATGCCAATGGGGACTCAAACCCATTTGACGAGGACACCAACTCGGGGTTGGAGGTGCGGGTCCGAGCCCTTTACGACTACGAAGGGCAAGAGCATGATGAGCTGAGCTTCAAAGCTG GGGATGAGCTGACCAAGATAGAGGACGAGGATGAGCAGGGCTGGTGCAAAGGCCGCTTGGACAACGGAGACATTGGTCTGTACCCGGCAAACTATGTGGAGGCAATCCAGTGA
- the PACSIN2 gene encoding protein kinase C and casein kinase substrate in neurons protein 2 isoform X3, which translates to MSVAYDDSVGVEVSSDSFWEVGNYKRTVKRIDDGHRLCSDLMNCLHERARIEKTYAQQLTEWARRWRQLVDKGPQYGTVEKAWIAVMAEAERVSELHLEVRASLMNEDVEKIKNWQKESFHKQMMGGFKETKEAEDGFRKAQKPWAKKLKEVDAAKKAYHAACKEEKLAISRESNSKADPSLNPEQLKKLQDKVERCKQDVLRTKEKYEKSLKELDQGTPQYMENMEQVFEQCQQFEEKRLRFFREVLLEVQKHLDLSAVASYKNIYQDLEQKIKAADAVEDLRWFRANHGPGMSMNWPQFEEWSADLNRTLSRREKKKAADGVTLTGINQTGDQSLQNKHSSVSSYEKTQTYPTDWSDDESNNPFSSMDANGDSNPFDEDTNSGLEVRVRALYDYEGQEHDELSFKAGDELTKIEDEDEQGWCKGRLDNGDIGLYPANYVEAIQ; encoded by the exons GTCGGGAACTACAAGCGGACGGTGAAGCGGATTGACGATGGCCACCGGCTATGCAGTGACCTCATGAACTGCCTGCATGAGCGGGCACGCATTGAGAAGACCTACGCCCAGCAGCTCACTGAGTGGGCCCGGCGCTGGAGGCAGCTCGTGGACAAGG GGCCGCAGTACGGGACAGTGGAGAAGGCCTGGATAGCCGTCATGGCTGAGGCCGAGAGAGTAAGCGAGCTGCACCTGGAAGTGAGAGCCTCGTTGATGAACGAGGACGTCGAGAAGATCAAGAATTGGCAGAAGGAGTCCTTCCACAAGCAGATGATGGGAGGCTTCAAGGAGACCAAGGAAGCCGAGGACGGCTTCAGGAAGGCACAGAAGCCCTGGGCCAAGAAGCTGAAAGAG GTGGATGCAGCAAAGAAAGCCTACCACGCCGCCTGCAAAGAGGAGAAGCTGGCCATATCGCGGGAGAGCAACAGCAAAGCCGACCCGTCCCTCAACCCCGAGCAGCTTAAGAAATTGCAAGACAAAGTAGAGAGATGCAAGCAAGATGTTCTCAGG ACCAAAGAGAAGTATGAGAAGTCCCTGAAGGAGCTGGACCAGGGCACCCCGCAGTACATGGAGAACATGGAGCAGGTGTTTGAACAGTGTCAGCAGTTTGAGGAGAAACGCCTGCGCTTCTTCCGGGAGGTTCTGCTGGAGGTTCAGAAGCACCTAGACCTGTCCGCTGTGGCCAG CTACAAAAATATTTACCAAGACCTGGAACAGAAAATCAAAGCTGCAGACGCGGTGGAGGACCTGAGGTGGTTCAGAGCCAACCACGGGCCCGGCATGTCCATGAACTGGCCACAGTTTGAG GAGTGGTCCGCAGACCTGAATCGAACGCTCAgcaggagagagaagaagaaggcGGCTGACGGTGTCACCCTGACGGGCATCAACCAAACAGGTGACCAGTCTCTGCAGAACAAGCACAGCAG TGTGAGCAGCTACGAGAAGACCCAGACCTACCCCACGGACTGGTCAGACGATGAGTCTAACAACCCATTCTCCTCCATGGATGCCAATGGGGACTCAAACCCATTTGACGAGGACACCAACTCGGGGTTGGAGGTGCGGGTCCGAGCCCTTTACGACTACGAAGGGCAAGAGCATGATGAGCTGAGCTTCAAAGCTG GGGATGAGCTGACCAAGATAGAGGACGAGGATGAGCAGGGCTGGTGCAAAGGCCGCTTGGACAACGGAGACATTGGTCTGTACCCGGCAAACTATGTGGAGGCAATCCAGTGA